The following proteins are encoded in a genomic region of Oceanisphaera profunda:
- a CDS encoding tRNA/rRNA methyltransferase — protein MQLYFVLKSPARAENVGAAARAMKTMGFSQMRLVNSRVHEEDKAHWVAHGAQEILDQAEYFAELAPALADMDLVIATTARERGRYRYYLTPQQAIAQVNNKQVQKVALLFGCEESGLSNEDLALADIISYLPLKVSYPSLNLGQAIMLYAYEFSQGVQEPVAENSGADAEAHTENKQLRLLQQKTAQLFDDIGVEQQEKLAEWVFDRLPMLEQRDLNLLHLLYKDLDRALSERRGG, from the coding sequence ATGCAGCTGTATTTTGTACTTAAATCGCCAGCGCGGGCAGAAAACGTCGGTGCGGCGGCGCGGGCCATGAAGACCATGGGCTTTAGCCAAATGCGCTTAGTGAACAGCCGCGTACATGAAGAAGACAAAGCCCACTGGGTGGCCCACGGTGCCCAAGAGATTTTAGACCAAGCCGAATATTTTGCCGAGCTGGCCCCCGCACTGGCTGATATGGACTTAGTGATCGCCACCACGGCGCGTGAGCGTGGCCGTTATCGTTATTACCTCACGCCCCAACAAGCCATTGCGCAGGTGAATAACAAGCAAGTACAAAAAGTGGCGCTGTTATTTGGCTGTGAAGAGTCCGGCTTAAGTAACGAAGATTTGGCGCTTGCCGATATTATCAGCTACTTACCTCTGAAAGTGAGTTATCCCTCATTGAATCTTGGCCAAGCCATCATGCTTTATGCCTACGAGTTTAGTCAGGGTGTGCAAGAGCCAGTAGCAGAAAATTCCGGCGCTGATGCCGAAGCTCATACTGAAAATAAGCAATTAAGGCTGCTACAACAAAAAACAGCACAATTGTTTGATGATATCGGTGTCGAGCAGCAGGAAAAACTGGCTGAGTGGGTATTTGACCGTTTACCTATGCTAGAACAACGGGACTTAAACCTGTTGCATCTGCTCTATAAAGATCTTGATAGAGCGCTGTCTGAGCGTAGGGGCGGTTGA
- a CDS encoding putative 4-hydroxy-4-methyl-2-oxoglutarate aldolase produces the protein MLDLLPDLCDEHPEKVEILAPIFKDFGAQTTFWGKVVTVRCFEDNSRVRELVATPGTGKVLVVDGGGSVSRALMGDQVAATALENGWAGVVINGAIRDAATISTMAIGVKALAASPMKTEKRGLGDTDIAVTFAGVTINTGDYIYADINGILVSQEALSHHSF, from the coding sequence ATGTTGGATTTATTACCAGATTTATGTGATGAACACCCAGAAAAGGTTGAGATATTAGCGCCAATATTTAAAGACTTTGGCGCACAAACCACCTTTTGGGGCAAAGTCGTGACGGTGCGCTGTTTTGAAGATAACTCACGGGTTCGCGAGCTCGTCGCCACGCCTGGCACGGGCAAAGTATTGGTGGTGGATGGCGGCGGTTCTGTAAGTCGCGCGCTAATGGGCGATCAAGTGGCCGCCACCGCACTGGAAAACGGCTGGGCTGGCGTGGTAATCAATGGCGCAATTCGCGATGCAGCTACCATTAGCACCATGGCGATCGGGGTTAAAGCACTGGCCGCCAGCCCCATGAAAACCGAGAAACGCGGCTTAGGCGACACTGACATAGCCGTCACCTTCGCCGGAGTGACCATTAATACCGGTGATTATATCTATGCAGATATCAACGGCATTTTGGTCTCTCAAGAAGCCTTGAGTCACCACTCTTTTTAA
- a CDS encoding IS110 family RNA-guided transposase, translating into MKVVVGIDVSKDWFDIAWKENDRIKTQRFDSTASGINQLMKATPADAIYVMEATGVYHARLAVTLFETERKVAVINPLVIKRYGQMRLSRVKTDTADASLILSYGENVEFMLWKPEPHHIQELKVAQGWLDDLTEDMTRLSNRGHAQSYLVVRSTMVDRQFLRRKEQLKQDITECEAHLEKQVKKHFAELYKLLNSIPSIGSKTATQLIISTGGFTKFISIKQLSAYVGVSPTTYESGSSVRGRGGIAKMGQGRLRQLLYLCSWTARKCNPSCVALYERLQAFAVATKKTAYSPEFA; encoded by the coding sequence ATGAAAGTGGTTGTAGGTATAGATGTTAGCAAAGACTGGTTTGATATTGCCTGGAAAGAAAATGACCGCATTAAAACTCAGCGCTTTGACTCCACTGCTAGTGGAATAAATCAGCTTATGAAGGCCACGCCAGCAGACGCAATTTACGTGATGGAAGCCACGGGCGTTTATCATGCTCGCTTAGCTGTCACGCTCTTTGAAACCGAGCGTAAAGTGGCGGTGATAAACCCGTTAGTAATTAAGCGCTATGGGCAAATGAGGCTGTCTCGCGTTAAAACAGACACCGCTGATGCAAGCTTGATTTTGAGCTACGGCGAAAACGTAGAATTTATGCTCTGGAAGCCTGAGCCTCACCACATACAAGAGCTGAAAGTCGCGCAAGGCTGGCTAGACGACCTCACTGAAGACATGACACGCTTGTCTAATCGTGGGCATGCACAGAGCTACTTAGTGGTCAGAAGTACAATGGTAGACAGGCAGTTTTTAAGGCGCAAAGAGCAACTTAAACAGGACATTACAGAGTGCGAAGCGCACTTGGAAAAACAAGTAAAAAAGCATTTTGCTGAGCTGTATAAGCTACTCAACAGTATTCCCTCAATCGGTAGTAAAACAGCGACTCAGTTGATTATATCTACGGGTGGATTTACTAAGTTTATTAGTATTAAACAGCTCAGCGCTTATGTAGGCGTAAGCCCCACGACTTACGAATCTGGCAGCTCTGTTAGAGGGCGAGGTGGCATAGCCAAAATGGGGCAAGGCCGGCTACGTCAACTGCTGTATCTATGCAGCTGGACAGCAAGAAAATGCAATCCATCCTGCGTGGCTCTGTATGAACGACTTCAAGCATTTGCAGTGGCAACTAAAAAAACAGCCTATTCACCAGAATTTGCTTGA
- the arcA gene encoding two-component system response regulator ArcA, which produces MQTPHILIVEDELVTRNTLKGIFEAEGYSVLEATDGDEMYKALSNNNINLVIMDINLPGKNGLLLARELREQHNLALMFLTGRDNEVDKILGLEIGADDYITKPFNPRELTIRARNLLSRTMQTPEAPEEERQVEAYRFNGWTLDINSRALVSPNNEVFKLPRSEFRAMIHFCEQPGQIQSRAELLKKMTGRELKPHDRTVDVTIRRIRKHFESMPDTPEIIATIHGEGYRFCGDLES; this is translated from the coding sequence ATGCAGACTCCACATATTCTTATTGTTGAAGACGAGTTAGTTACTCGTAATACCTTGAAAGGCATTTTTGAAGCAGAAGGTTATTCTGTTTTAGAAGCCACCGATGGCGACGAGATGTATAAGGCGCTGTCGAATAACAACATCAACTTGGTGATCATGGATATCAACCTGCCAGGCAAAAATGGCTTGTTGCTGGCCCGTGAATTGCGCGAGCAGCACAACCTCGCCTTGATGTTTTTGACCGGTCGCGATAACGAAGTCGATAAGATTTTGGGCCTAGAAATTGGCGCCGATGATTATATTACTAAGCCCTTTAATCCTCGTGAGCTGACCATACGGGCACGCAACCTGTTAAGCCGCACCATGCAAACGCCGGAAGCGCCAGAAGAAGAGCGCCAAGTTGAAGCCTATCGTTTTAATGGTTGGACGCTAGACATTAACAGCCGTGCTTTGGTGAGCCCCAATAACGAAGTGTTCAAACTGCCGCGCAGTGAATTTCGCGCCATGATCCATTTTTGTGAGCAGCCTGGCCAAATTCAAAGCCGTGCCGAGCTACTGAAAAAGATGACCGGCCGCGAGCTTAAGCCTCATGATCGCACGGTAGACGTCACCATTCGTCGCATTCGTAAGCACTTTGAGTCTATGCCAGACACGCCAGAAATTATCGCCACCATCCACGGCGAAGGCTATCGCTTTTGCGGTGACTTAGAAAGCTAA